From a region of the Gemmatimonadota bacterium genome:
- a CDS encoding amidohydrolase family protein — MAGAMTEGGVTLLAGSDAGILPGLVPGLELHRELELLVNGGLTPFEALRAATQSPGEYLARRDEPALGQVVVGRRADLLLVDRNPLMDIAATREIHGVMVRGRFLSRAVLDSLLADVSAKNLRTAVFVERVMEGTSLEEAAFADSVLTTTGRPAFEMAPAVMLAITLVEADRQADAITVLEATVRAYPDAYFPGCVLERARQFGR, encoded by the coding sequence ATCGCGGGGGCGATGACCGAAGGGGGCGTGACACTGCTCGCGGGCTCCGACGCCGGGATCCTGCCGGGATTGGTTCCGGGGTTGGAGCTGCATCGGGAGCTCGAGCTCCTTGTGAATGGTGGACTGACCCCTTTTGAGGCACTGCGAGCTGCCACACAGAGCCCGGGGGAGTACCTTGCAAGGCGCGACGAACCGGCCTTGGGACAGGTGGTGGTGGGCAGGAGGGCCGACCTCCTCCTCGTCGATCGGAACCCGCTCATGGACATCGCAGCGACCCGTGAGATCCACGGCGTGATGGTTCGCGGTCGATTCCTCAGCCGGGCGGTGCTCGACAGCTTGCTCGCGGATGTGAGCGCGAAAAACCTGAGGACTGCGGTCTTCGTGGAGAGGGTGATGGAGGGGACCTCTCTCGAAGAGGCGGCCTTCGCCGATTCGGTTCTCACGACCACTGGCAGGCCGGCGTTCGAGATGGCTCCTGCCGTGATGCTCGCCATCACCCTCGTCGAGGCGGATCGGCAAGCGGACGCGATCACCGTGCTCGAAGCGACCGTGCGTGCCTATCCGGACGCGTACTTTCCGGGCTGCGTGCTGGAGCGAGCGAGGCAGTTCGGGAGATAA
- a CDS encoding PQQ-dependent dehydrogenase, methanol/ethanol family, which translates to MTGPKAFARLTLIALLVGGLGAATAILVLPQLRWRATVVLLKARGGLPDMSWGELLPMLHPDAPIYLEPLVENPNPHQVITNPYRSAEDLSEGQGLFRSTCTACHGAQGTGGGGGPDIVSAPLRHGASDWALYRTITRGVPGTAMPEHDLPPPEVWRIIAHLRALQGSVGAVPRDRAAATQVEIRAVAGEELDSPPNGEWLTYSGHYASHRHSPLSQVTSANVGALEVSWLLQLPASDYPIETSPLVVDGVMFLTVPPQQVLAVDLRTRALLWSWERELPDRIDACCELVNRGLALLGNSLFLGTLDAHLIAFDARTGEVFWDVEVADHQDGYSITSAPLVAAGLVITGVAGGEFGVRGFLDAYDPSTGERVWRFMTIPEPGDPGSETWTGDAWRTGGAPTWLTGSFDPDLELLYWGVGNPSPDFQGDARPGDNLFSSSVLALEVATGRLRWHFQFTPHDEHDWDAAQIPILADLDVEGTRRRALLWANRNAFYYVLDRETGEFLGARAFATQTWADSIDARGRPWTRPEARPSRGGTLVYPGVVGATNWWPPSYDPVRELVYVPTLERPSVFFSGEVPDRRPGENFLGSAAQGIVDGPYFTAVRALRATSGELIWEYRHAPRTGGDDYRAGGLLSTAGGVLFGGDGTLFFALDSATGGELWKFDAGGPVHAPAITYALDGRQFVAVVAGKTLIAFSLDEG; encoded by the coding sequence ATGACTGGGCCTAAGGCCTTCGCGCGCTTGACGCTCATCGCCCTGCTCGTCGGGGGACTCGGAGCCGCGACCGCCATCCTAGTCTTACCGCAGCTGCGTTGGCGCGCCACGGTGGTCTTGCTGAAAGCTCGCGGTGGGCTCCCAGACATGAGTTGGGGAGAGCTTCTTCCCATGCTTCACCCGGACGCTCCCATCTACTTGGAGCCGCTCGTCGAAAATCCGAACCCGCACCAGGTGATTACGAACCCGTATCGGTCAGCCGAGGACCTGTCCGAGGGGCAGGGGCTCTTTCGGAGCACATGCACCGCGTGCCACGGGGCCCAGGGCACTGGAGGAGGTGGAGGTCCGGACATCGTGAGCGCCCCCCTCCGGCATGGGGCCTCCGATTGGGCGCTCTATCGCACAATCACCCGCGGAGTGCCGGGAACGGCGATGCCGGAGCATGATCTCCCGCCCCCCGAGGTCTGGCGCATCATCGCCCACTTGCGGGCCCTGCAGGGGTCGGTGGGTGCGGTACCCCGTGATCGGGCCGCTGCTACCCAGGTCGAGATCCGAGCCGTCGCTGGCGAAGAGCTGGATTCGCCGCCGAATGGAGAATGGCTGACGTACTCGGGTCACTACGCTTCGCACCGGCACAGCCCACTCTCCCAAGTCACGTCTGCGAATGTCGGTGCGCTGGAAGTCTCGTGGCTCCTGCAGCTGCCGGCGAGCGACTACCCGATCGAGACCTCCCCGTTGGTGGTGGACGGCGTCATGTTCCTCACGGTTCCTCCGCAACAGGTCCTCGCGGTCGACCTTCGGACACGGGCGCTGCTCTGGAGTTGGGAGCGTGAGCTTCCGGATCGGATCGACGCCTGTTGCGAGTTGGTCAACCGCGGCCTCGCCTTGCTCGGAAACTCGCTCTTTCTGGGGACCCTGGACGCGCACCTCATCGCCTTCGATGCGCGAACGGGCGAGGTCTTTTGGGACGTGGAAGTGGCCGATCACCAAGACGGGTACAGCATCACCAGCGCTCCGCTCGTGGCCGCGGGACTTGTGATCACGGGCGTGGCGGGCGGGGAGTTCGGCGTCCGCGGCTTCCTCGACGCGTACGATCCCAGCACGGGCGAACGGGTTTGGCGCTTCATGACGATCCCGGAACCGGGCGACCCGGGCAGTGAGACCTGGACCGGGGATGCCTGGCGAACCGGTGGCGCACCTACCTGGTTGACGGGATCATTCGACCCGGACCTTGAGCTCCTTTACTGGGGAGTTGGCAACCCCTCCCCGGACTTCCAGGGCGACGCCCGACCGGGCGACAACCTTTTTTCGAGCAGCGTCCTCGCGCTCGAAGTGGCGACCGGACGGCTCCGATGGCACTTCCAGTTCACGCCGCACGACGAGCACGACTGGGACGCCGCGCAGATCCCCATCCTCGCAGACCTCGACGTGGAGGGCACGCGGCGCCGAGCCCTCCTCTGGGCGAATCGAAACGCCTTCTACTACGTGCTGGATCGGGAGACCGGCGAGTTTCTGGGGGCGCGCGCCTTCGCCACGCAGACCTGGGCCGATAGCATCGATGCGAGGGGACGGCCGTGGACTCGACCCGAGGCGCGGCCATCTCGCGGGGGAACCCTGGTTTACCCCGGTGTGGTCGGGGCCACGAACTGGTGGCCGCCCTCCTACGACCCGGTTCGGGAGCTCGTCTACGTGCCGACGCTGGAGCGCCCCAGCGTCTTTTTTTCCGGTGAGGTGCCTGACCGTCGTCCTGGGGAGAATTTCCTGGGAAGCGCGGCCCAGGGGATCGTGGATGGGCCCTATTTCACCGCGGTCCGCGCGTTGCGGGCCACGAGCGGCGAGTTGATTTGGGAGTACCGGCATGCGCCGAGGACCGGAGGAGACGATTACCGAGCAGGGGGACTCTTGAGCACGGCCGGCGGCGTTCTCTTCGGAGGAGACGGAACGCTCTTTTTCGCGCTCGATTCCGCAACGGGCGGCGAGCTCTGGAAATTCGACGCCGGAGGACCGGTCCACGCTCCGGCCATCACGTACGCTCTGGACGGTAGGCAGTTCGTCGCCGTCGTTGCGGGGAAAACGCTGATCGCGTTCAGCCTGGACGAAGGCTGA
- a CDS encoding AGE family epimerase/isomerase codes for MSFSPIPVFGELRKRLSNWREDRRPETPTGPPPTESDFLRAKASLERLLLTNILPFWLPRILDEENGGFHLNHDVRGTFRGEFPKSLVGQARSTWFFARLARSPYGDRTHLDAATHGFTFLRDRMWDAEHGGFFWATDASGRTPTHLDKHLFGQAYGLYALSEYARAAADPPALALARELFLTLDGHSHDPVYGGYEEFYRRDWAPVPASEPSYMHAFAGVKQLNTHLHWMEALTEYLRLSQDPLARDRLLELILVQSNAVVRKTTGACTDRHELDWTPIDVAHARTNYGHDLENVWLLWEACDAASLPNGPLLDLYRTLFGNARKLGFDRRSGGFFYTGSPNRRADIRVKIWWVQAEALVCALLMYRITGEASYYHCFSRTLDWVLTHQADWECGDWHAVIGEDGAPAGDKATNKNGAWKTPYHNGRAVLRCLELLEPLIESDATSDDKP; via the coding sequence ATGAGCTTCAGCCCGATTCCCGTATTCGGCGAACTCCGGAAGCGCCTCTCGAATTGGCGGGAAGACCGTCGCCCCGAGACTCCCACGGGACCCCCGCCGACCGAGTCCGACTTCCTTCGCGCCAAGGCCTCCCTCGAACGCCTCCTTCTCACGAACATCCTCCCCTTCTGGCTCCCTCGGATCCTCGACGAGGAAAACGGTGGCTTCCACCTGAATCACGACGTGCGCGGTACGTTCCGAGGGGAGTTCCCGAAAAGCCTCGTGGGCCAGGCCCGGTCGACCTGGTTCTTCGCCCGCTTGGCACGGAGCCCCTACGGCGACCGCACGCACCTGGACGCCGCGACGCATGGCTTCACCTTTCTCCGGGATCGCATGTGGGACGCGGAGCACGGCGGCTTTTTCTGGGCAACGGACGCTTCGGGGCGCACCCCCACGCACCTCGATAAGCACCTGTTCGGGCAAGCTTACGGCCTGTACGCGCTCTCCGAGTATGCTCGCGCTGCTGCAGACCCGCCCGCTCTGGCCTTGGCTCGCGAGCTTTTCCTCACCCTCGACGGGCACTCGCACGACCCGGTGTATGGCGGATACGAAGAGTTCTACCGGCGCGACTGGGCGCCCGTCCCCGCCTCGGAACCGAGCTACATGCACGCGTTCGCCGGTGTGAAGCAACTGAACACCCACCTCCACTGGATGGAGGCGCTGACCGAATACTTGCGCCTCAGCCAGGATCCCCTCGCGCGAGATCGCCTTCTCGAGTTGATCCTCGTGCAGAGCAACGCAGTCGTGCGAAAGACAACCGGAGCATGCACGGACAGGCATGAGCTGGATTGGACGCCGATCGACGTGGCGCACGCGAGGACCAACTACGGGCACGACCTCGAAAACGTATGGCTGCTCTGGGAGGCGTGCGACGCGGCGAGCCTGCCGAACGGGCCCCTGCTGGACCTCTATCGCACCCTCTTCGGGAACGCCCGCAAGCTTGGCTTCGATCGCCGGTCAGGCGGATTCTTCTACACGGGTTCGCCGAACAGGCGCGCGGACATTCGGGTCAAGATCTGGTGGGTGCAGGCGGAGGCATTGGTGTGCGCCCTGCTCATGTACCGCATCACCGGAGAGGCTTCTTATTACCATTGCTTCTCGCGGACACTCGACTGGGTCCTCACGCACCAAGCCGACTGGGAATGCGGCGACTGGCATGCGGTGATCGGTGAGGATGGAGCACCGGCCGGCGACAAGGCCACGAACAAGAACGGCGCATGGAAAACGCCCTATCACAATGGACGAGCGGTCCTCCGGTGCCTGGAGCTGCTGGAGCCGCTCATCGAATCAGATGCGACCTCGGACGACAAACCATGA
- a CDS encoding helix-turn-helix transcriptional regulator encodes MNDLEYITATDPQILEAIGERLRSLRKARGLTQSEAAERAGLGRHTLYRAEHGDNPTLSTLVRLLRVYARLPALDSFIPVTEVSPMARLRKRRARSGEGGSEGANEEAGADDQQVEPPSGPAPGDG; translated from the coding sequence ATGAATGATTTAGAATATATTACAGCCACCGACCCCCAGATCCTGGAAGCGATCGGTGAACGGCTGCGCTCCCTCAGGAAGGCACGCGGCCTGACCCAGTCCGAGGCCGCCGAACGGGCCGGCCTGGGTCGCCACACCCTCTACCGTGCCGAGCACGGTGACAACCCGACCCTCTCGACCCTGGTTCGGCTCCTTCGTGTATATGCACGCCTCCCTGCCCTCGACAGCTTCATCCCCGTGACGGAGGTCTCCCCGATGGCGCGCCTCCGGAAGCGGCGCGCGCGGAGCGGGGAGGGCGGGAGCGAAGGGGCGAACGAGGAGGCCGGGGCGGACGACCAGCAGGTGGAGCCGCCGAGCGGCCCGGCCCCCGGCGATGGCTGA
- a CDS encoding type II toxin-antitoxin system HipA family toxin: MAEVRAEAEVRLWGTTVGALVELDTGRVLFEYADEFRALGLEISPIHLPTGLHGPQSFEELRRKEAFQGLPGVLADSLPDAFGRSVIRAYYAARGEAARAMSPIQRLLYVGERAIGALTFHPAEGPPIRDAGREALDIQALAHDAKRIVLGKPDVAVPEIYRIGSSAGGRRPKAVVHFDAERGTIRSGSVAPRSGEVPCILKFDGVGGVDRDGEIGPPQHYNRVEAAYASMAGAAEVEMARVHTLEIDGYAHLLVRRFDLDDGDRLHQHSLGGLIHVDYNEPGASSYEEYLRTILRLGMAYDALRQAFHRIVFNVMAVNQDDHVKNLSFQMDRTGSWSLAPAYDLTFAHGEGWTANHQMRIRDKVSGIRESDLLDVAVEFGVKRPRDILERTRGAIERWEEFAEERRVPDRAVSAVRDELDARAGELAGSA; this comes from the coding sequence ATGGCTGAGGTCCGGGCGGAAGCAGAGGTCCGGCTCTGGGGCACGACGGTCGGGGCTCTGGTGGAGCTCGACACCGGGCGCGTCCTCTTCGAGTACGCGGACGAGTTCCGCGCCCTCGGGCTCGAGATCTCCCCGATCCACCTTCCGACCGGCCTGCATGGACCGCAGAGCTTCGAGGAGCTCCGAAGAAAGGAGGCGTTCCAGGGACTTCCGGGCGTCCTCGCCGATTCCCTGCCCGACGCGTTCGGCCGAAGCGTGATCCGCGCGTATTACGCCGCCCGTGGAGAGGCCGCGCGGGCCATGAGCCCGATCCAGCGGCTCCTCTACGTGGGAGAGCGGGCGATCGGCGCGCTGACCTTCCATCCCGCGGAAGGGCCACCGATCCGAGACGCCGGGCGGGAGGCGCTCGATATCCAGGCGCTCGCACACGACGCGAAGCGCATCGTTCTCGGAAAGCCGGACGTGGCCGTTCCCGAGATCTATCGAATCGGCTCGTCGGCGGGGGGCCGGCGCCCGAAGGCCGTGGTTCACTTCGATGCGGAGCGCGGAACGATTCGATCGGGAAGCGTCGCGCCTCGCAGTGGTGAGGTGCCCTGCATCCTCAAGTTCGATGGCGTGGGGGGCGTGGACCGCGACGGGGAGATCGGGCCTCCACAGCACTACAACCGTGTGGAGGCGGCCTACGCCTCGATGGCTGGTGCGGCGGAAGTGGAGATGGCCCGCGTCCACACCCTCGAGATCGACGGTTACGCGCATCTCCTCGTGCGACGGTTCGATCTCGACGACGGGGATCGGCTGCATCAGCACTCGCTCGGGGGGTTGATCCACGTGGACTACAACGAGCCCGGAGCCAGCTCGTACGAGGAGTACCTCCGCACGATCCTCCGCCTGGGAATGGCGTACGACGCCTTGCGGCAGGCCTTCCACCGGATCGTCTTCAACGTGATGGCCGTCAATCAGGACGACCATGTGAAGAACCTTTCGTTTCAGATGGACCGGACGGGAAGCTGGTCCCTCGCGCCCGCCTACGACCTCACCTTCGCCCACGGCGAGGGGTGGACGGCAAACCACCAGATGAGGATCCGGGACAAGGTGTCGGGCATCCGAGAATCCGACCTCCTCGACGTGGCGGTCGAGTTCGGCGTCAAGCGGCCCCGTGACATCCTCGAGCGGACCCGCGGCGCGATCGAGCGATGGGAGGAGTTCGCCGAGGAGCGCCGGGTGCCGGATCGTGCCGTATCGGCCGTGCGGGACGAGCTCGACGCTCGGGCGGGGGAGCTCGCGGGGTCCGCCTAG
- a CDS encoding malic enzyme-like NAD(P)-binding protein: MRPSPTDGYSITLRLKLANRPGVLGLVTSTIGEAGGSIGAVDIVEADFHQLVRDITLAAGNDQHAQEIIEAVSNLPGVTFLHYSDRVFLLHLGGKIEVKSKIPIQTRADLSRAYTPGVARVCTAIHEDPAKAFTLTIKRNSVAVVTDGTAVLGLGNIGPAAAMPVMEGKAMLFKEFANIDAFPLCLDTTDVDTIVATVKAIAPGFGGINLEDISAPRCFEVERRLREALDIPVFHDDQHGTAVVVLAAAINALRVVGKTLAEARVVVSGAGAAGTACAKMLVAGGVRHLVGCDLHGVIHRGREEEGLDWWKAETNPDQRTGTLSEVIDGTDLFLGVSSGGVLTAEMVCRMAPNPVVFALANPIPEITPEEAAPHARVIATGRSDYPNQINNVLCFPGIFRGALDCRASEINEAMKLAAAYAIADCITEVELTADYIIPSIFNRRVTPAVASAVEQAAYETGVARRERTAS, encoded by the coding sequence ATGAGACCCTCCCCTACCGACGGATACAGCATCACCCTTCGCCTGAAGCTCGCCAACAGGCCGGGGGTCCTCGGTTTGGTCACATCCACCATCGGAGAGGCCGGGGGCAGCATCGGAGCCGTCGATATCGTCGAGGCGGACTTCCACCAACTCGTCCGCGACATCACCCTTGCCGCGGGCAACGACCAACACGCCCAGGAGATCATCGAAGCGGTCAGCAACCTGCCCGGGGTCACATTCCTCCACTATTCCGACCGCGTCTTTCTATTGCACCTCGGGGGGAAAATCGAGGTGAAGAGCAAGATCCCCATCCAAACCCGGGCCGACCTTTCACGCGCCTACACCCCCGGGGTTGCCAGGGTCTGCACCGCCATCCACGAGGACCCGGCCAAGGCCTTCACCCTGACGATCAAGCGCAACAGCGTCGCCGTTGTCACCGACGGAACCGCCGTCCTCGGCCTTGGAAACATCGGCCCCGCCGCAGCGATGCCGGTGATGGAGGGCAAGGCGATGCTCTTCAAGGAGTTCGCCAACATCGACGCCTTTCCCCTCTGTCTCGACACCACGGATGTCGATACGATCGTCGCCACCGTCAAGGCGATCGCGCCGGGCTTCGGCGGCATCAATCTCGAGGACATCTCGGCCCCCCGTTGCTTCGAGGTGGAGCGCCGCCTGCGCGAGGCCCTCGACATCCCCGTCTTTCACGACGACCAGCACGGAACCGCCGTCGTCGTACTCGCTGCCGCCATCAACGCGCTCCGCGTCGTGGGGAAGACCCTCGCCGAAGCGAGAGTCGTCGTTTCAGGCGCCGGAGCCGCCGGGACCGCCTGTGCGAAGATGCTCGTCGCCGGAGGGGTGCGGCACCTCGTTGGCTGCGACCTTCACGGAGTCATCCACCGCGGCCGCGAGGAGGAGGGCCTCGATTGGTGGAAGGCCGAAACCAATCCCGACCAGCGGACGGGGACGCTATCCGAAGTGATCGACGGCACCGACCTCTTCCTCGGGGTCTCCAGCGGAGGGGTGCTCACGGCGGAAATGGTCTGCCGCATGGCGCCCAACCCGGTCGTCTTTGCCCTGGCCAATCCCATTCCCGAAATCACCCCGGAAGAGGCCGCTCCCCATGCCAGGGTCATTGCCACGGGACGCAGCGACTACCCCAACCAGATCAACAACGTGCTCTGCTTTCCCGGGATCTTCCGGGGCGCCCTCGACTGCCGCGCGTCCGAAATCAACGAGGCCATGAAGCTGGCCGCCGCCTACGCCATCGCCGACTGCATCACCGAGGTCGAGCTGACCGCCGACTATATCATCCCCTCGATCTTCAATCGGCGGGTCACCCCCGCGGTCGCATCAGCGGTGGAACAGGCAGCCTACGAAACCGGAGTGGCCCGACGGGAACGGACCGCTTCCTGA
- a CDS encoding gamma-glutamyltransferase codes for MISYAFARRGRARPAVLAWGIATLVFAIAGCVGWAGGGGPVGAEALTARAAQVVRSDVGVVASASVLATEVGAGILAAGGNAVDAAVATGFALAVTEPSMSGLGGRASTLIRLPDGAIVGFDGLNQVPHGYAPESGLPPGYERAAIPGVPAALVRVHEAHGTLPLARVMEGAIRLAEEGFALPADEAARWAGGVGDLAEYPASRELWLRPDGSPREAGERFRNPDLARALRAIAADGWAGFYSGWVADSIHAEMTRLGGFITREELAGYDALSAIPARGSYRGYEIASNFRPAAGHAVVEALQILEEVGVPEADEGARWAAVVSQAMQLAISDRNGNHGSEEESAAVLTSREHARTRAEEITVPTAVGVGVGSGVGWGRGVGQFGEVGAEIAREWSFDVPPGTLVTSPSDREATTHLVTADASGMVVTHTQSNGPAMGTRLTASGLGFFYATRLGSTPGSRPSSTIAPTLVLHPDGRPWFALGGAGDARIISAVIQVVSRRIDHEMTLPEAVAAPRVHPNGLTGVSVESGPVGRWEAADLALLREQGFEVEGQPSGFFGRVHAVEFEAGGLLGVAEPRWTGSAVGVRRE; via the coding sequence ATGATCTCGTACGCCTTCGCCCGGCGCGGCCGGGCCCGCCCCGCCGTCCTCGCGTGGGGCATCGCCACACTCGTTTTCGCCATCGCAGGCTGCGTAGGGTGGGCCGGCGGAGGCGGACCCGTTGGGGCGGAGGCGCTCACGGCGCGTGCCGCTCAGGTCGTGCGTTCGGACGTCGGAGTCGTGGCGAGTGCGTCGGTGCTGGCCACCGAGGTGGGGGCCGGGATCCTGGCCGCGGGGGGGAACGCCGTCGACGCCGCGGTGGCCACCGGCTTCGCCCTAGCGGTGACGGAGCCGTCCATGTCGGGGCTCGGCGGGCGGGCGAGCACCCTGATCCGCCTCCCGGATGGAGCGATCGTGGGCTTCGATGGTCTGAACCAGGTGCCGCATGGTTACGCACCGGAGTCGGGACTTCCCCCCGGCTACGAACGTGCAGCGATCCCCGGGGTCCCGGCCGCACTCGTGCGGGTTCACGAGGCGCACGGCACCCTCCCCCTCGCGCGTGTGATGGAGGGGGCGATCCGCCTCGCGGAGGAGGGCTTCGCGCTCCCGGCGGACGAGGCCGCGCGCTGGGCCGGGGGTGTCGGCGACCTTGCGGAGTATCCGGCCTCCCGGGAGCTCTGGCTCCGGCCGGATGGATCGCCGAGGGAGGCGGGGGAACGGTTCCGAAACCCGGATTTGGCCCGGGCGCTACGGGCGATCGCGGCGGACGGGTGGGCCGGCTTCTACTCCGGGTGGGTTGCCGACTCCATCCACGCTGAGATGACGCGCCTGGGCGGCTTCATCACGAGGGAAGAGCTCGCGGGCTACGACGCGCTGTCCGCCATCCCCGCCCGGGGGAGCTACCGGGGCTACGAGATCGCGTCGAACTTCCGCCCCGCCGCGGGGCACGCGGTCGTGGAGGCCCTCCAGATCTTGGAGGAGGTGGGCGTGCCTGAGGCGGATGAGGGGGCGCGGTGGGCAGCCGTGGTGAGCCAGGCGATGCAGCTGGCGATCTCCGACCGCAACGGGAACCACGGTTCGGAGGAGGAAAGCGCCGCGGTCCTCACCTCCAGGGAGCATGCGCGCACACGCGCCGAGGAGATCACGGTTCCGACGGCGGTCGGGGTGGGCGTGGGGTCCGGCGTCGGATGGGGCCGAGGCGTGGGCCAGTTCGGCGAAGTCGGTGCCGAGATCGCGAGGGAGTGGAGCTTCGACGTCCCTCCCGGCACCCTCGTCACTTCGCCCTCGGACCGCGAGGCGACGACCCATCTCGTCACCGCCGATGCGAGCGGGATGGTGGTGACGCACACGCAATCGAACGGTCCCGCGATGGGGACGCGCCTGACCGCTTCAGGCCTGGGGTTCTTCTATGCGACCCGCCTCGGGAGCACACCGGGGTCGCGCCCCTCCTCCACGATCGCGCCGACCCTCGTCCTCCATCCGGACGGTCGCCCCTGGTTCGCCCTCGGGGGAGCGGGAGACGCACGCATCATCTCCGCCGTGATCCAGGTCGTGAGCCGCCGCATCGACCATGAAATGACCCTGCCGGAGGCGGTCGCCGCTCCACGCGTCCATCCCAACGGGCTCACGGGAGTGTCCGTCGAGTCCGGGCCGGTGGGCCGCTGGGAGGCCGCGGACCTCGCCCTCCTCCGCGAGCAAGGGTTCGAGGTCGAGGGGCAGCCGTCCGGCTTCTTCGGGCGCGTCCACGCCGTGGAGTTCGAAGCGGGCGGGCTCCTCGGGGTGGCGGAGCCGCGGTGGACCGGGAGCGCCGTGGGGGTACGCCGGGAGTGA
- a CDS encoding Glu/Leu/Phe/Val dehydrogenase has translation MTPTTTKAEPSFYEATQAQYRRAADLIGLDGNVRVILDEPKNVIQVNFPVRMDDGRYRLFQGYRVQHNNILGPYKGGIRYHPDVSMDEVMALAALMTWKCALVGLPLGGAKGGVRIDPSGHSTDELMRVTRRLTHALGTNIGADYDIPAPDMGTSAQTMNWIMDTYVNTVGYAGRNLHRGVVTGKSIACGGSEGREKATGQGLVDLVEEWALLHRLRLSGASFTVQGFGNVGSNAAVLLGAIGARCIAVMDHRGSIANTDGIPLEALRDYVRETGSVAAFPGAEAISVDEFWSVETDIVIPAAVENVIDARVAGLLRAKVVAEGANGPTTPAGDIVLRERGIDVLPDVLANAGGVTVSYFEWSQNRNNERWDLEEVDGRLKRRLLRSYQRVREESERRPCDLRTACYVVALEQIQSAYSERGIFP, from the coding sequence ATGACCCCGACCACGACGAAGGCCGAGCCGAGCTTCTACGAGGCGACCCAGGCACAATACCGGCGCGCCGCCGACCTGATCGGACTCGACGGGAACGTCCGCGTGATCCTGGACGAACCCAAGAACGTGATCCAGGTGAACTTCCCGGTCCGCATGGACGACGGCCGCTACCGGCTCTTCCAAGGATACCGCGTCCAGCACAACAACATCCTCGGCCCTTACAAGGGCGGAATCCGCTACCACCCGGACGTCTCCATGGACGAGGTCATGGCGCTCGCGGCGCTCATGACCTGGAAGTGCGCGCTGGTGGGCCTTCCCCTCGGCGGTGCCAAGGGAGGGGTCCGGATCGACCCGAGCGGCCACTCGACCGACGAGCTCATGCGCGTCACGCGCCGGCTCACCCACGCGCTGGGCACGAACATCGGCGCCGACTACGACATCCCGGCGCCGGATATGGGGACGAGCGCGCAGACCATGAACTGGATCATGGACACGTACGTCAACACCGTGGGCTACGCCGGCCGAAACCTCCACCGCGGTGTCGTCACCGGGAAGAGCATCGCCTGTGGCGGGAGCGAGGGCCGCGAGAAGGCGACGGGCCAGGGCCTGGTCGATCTGGTGGAGGAGTGGGCCCTCCTCCATCGCCTGCGCCTATCGGGCGCCTCCTTCACCGTGCAGGGATTCGGGAATGTCGGCTCCAACGCCGCGGTCCTCCTCGGGGCGATCGGGGCGCGCTGTATCGCCGTCATGGATCACCGGGGTTCGATCGCGAACACGGACGGGATCCCCCTCGAGGCCCTCCGCGACTATGTCCGCGAGACTGGAAGCGTGGCGGCCTTCCCGGGAGCCGAGGCGATTTCGGTCGACGAGTTCTGGTCCGTGGAGACCGACATCGTCATCCCTGCGGCGGTCGAGAACGTGATCGACGCGCGAGTGGCGGGATTGCTCCGCGCGAAGGTCGTGGCCGAGGGCGCGAATGGACCCACGACGCCGGCGGGGGACATCGTCCTCCGCGAACGTGGGATCGACGTCCTCCCGGATGTGTTGGCCAATGCCGGCGGCGTGACCGTCTCCTACTTCGAGTGGAGCCAGAACAGGAATAACGAGCGGTGGGACCTGGAGGAGGTGGACGGTCGACTGAAGCGTCGGCTCCTCCGAAGCTACCAACGTGTCCGAGAAGAATCGGAGCGCCGGCCCTGCGACCTCCGGACCGCGTGTTACGTGGTCGCCCTGGAGCAGATCCAGTCCGCTTACAGCGAGCGCGGGATCTTTCCCTGA
- a CDS encoding DUF2200 domain-containing protein yields the protein MDNTRVFRMSFAGVYPHYIAKAEKKGRTKQEVHAVIHWLTGYDDQALARVIADRVDLETFFAQAPRINPNVSKITGVICGYRVEEIEDPLMQKIRYMDKLVDELARGKAMEKVLRK from the coding sequence ATGGACAACACGAGGGTCTTCCGAATGTCGTTCGCCGGCGTCTACCCGCATTACATCGCCAAGGCGGAGAAGAAAGGCCGCACCAAGCAAGAGGTGCACGCCGTCATTCACTGGCTCACGGGCTACGATGATCAGGCGCTCGCACGTGTGATCGCCGACAGAGTCGACCTCGAGACCTTCTTCGCCCAAGCCCCTCGGATCAACCCGAACGTCTCGAAGATCACCGGGGTGATCTGTGGATATCGCGTGGAGGAGATCGAGGACCCGCTCATGCAGAAGATCCGCTACATGGACAAGCTGGTCGACGAGTTGGCCAGGGGAAAGGCGATGGAAAAGGTCCTACGGAAGTAG